A part of Uloborus diversus isolate 005 chromosome 6, Udiv.v.3.1, whole genome shotgun sequence genomic DNA contains:
- the LOC129224057 gene encoding protein transport protein Sec61 subunit beta-like has translation MPAPSSATSVGAGSRSPKSMAPRAGSGSTVKQRKTGSTTASARTRTTGANSGGMWRFYTDDSPGIKVGPVPVLVMSLLFIASVFMLHIWGKYTRA, from the exons CCTGCTCCATCCAGTGCAACATCTGTAGGCGCTGGTAGTAGATCCCCTAAATCAATGGCTCCTAGAGCTGGTTCGGGATCAACTGTAAAACAAAG gaAAACTGGAAGTACAACTGCAAGTGCCAGAACCAGAACCACAGGAGCTAACAGTGGTGGAATGTGGAGATTCTATACTGATGATTCACCCGGAATTAAAGT AGGACCTGTTCCAGTGTTGGTTATGAGCTTGCTCTTTATTGCATCAGTTTTCATGCTTCACATATGGGGAAAATACACAAGAGCATAA